One Prodigiosinella aquatilis DNA window includes the following coding sequences:
- a CDS encoding F0F1 ATP synthase subunit epsilon translates to MTYHLDVVSAEQAMFSGLVEKIQVTGSEGELGIYPGHAPLLTAINPGMVRIVKQHGSEEYIYLSGGILEVQPNMVTVLSDTAIRGKDLDEARALEAKRKAEEHIRDSHGDVDYAQASAELTKAIAKLRVIELTRKAM, encoded by the coding sequence ATGACTTACCATCTGGATGTCGTTAGTGCAGAACAGGCAATGTTCTCCGGTCTGGTAGAAAAAATCCAGGTGACCGGTAGCGAAGGTGAACTGGGGATTTATCCTGGTCACGCTCCCCTGCTTACGGCTATTAATCCCGGTATGGTGCGTATTGTTAAACAGCACGGCAGTGAAGAGTATATCTACTTGTCCGGGGGTATCCTTGAGGTGCAACCGAATATGGTCACTGTTTTGTCTGATACGGCCATTCGTGGGAAGGATCTTGATGAAGCGCGGGCATTGGAAGCGAAACGTAAAGCGGAAGAGCATATCCGTGATTCACATGGTGATGTGGATTATGCTCAAGCTTCTGCCGAGCTGACAAAAGCGATTGCCAAACTGCGCGTTATTGAGCTGACCAGAAAAGCGATGTAA